A window of Cytobacillus sp. FSL H8-0458 genomic DNA:
CTTGTCCTAAGATACCCAAACTTCGGACTCACTCCCCTATTATTCTTCTCTCTCTGTCTGAATGGTTCTATCTTGAATAATGCGCTAGATCGGCTGCTTAATTTTTACTAGAGCCTCTTTTTTTAATTCGGTTCACATAGGCCATATAGGCCTTCTTTGAATTTTCAATATGAATCCTCATCAGGTATTCCGCTATTTCGGCATCTTTATCGCGAAGTGCTTTCATAATATCGATATGTTCTTTTAATGAGTCCTTTCTTCTTCCGGGTGTTTCATATCCCATATTGGCAGCCATATGAATGAAATCGATCAAGCCTGATAGGATTTCATATAGCTTTGGGCTTTTGGATGCCTTATTAATCAGCCTGTTCATCTGGATATGTTCGGAATTGAAGTGTTCCTCATCCCGTTCATTCAGTATCACCAGTTCTCGGATTTTGAAATCCAGCTCTTTTTGTGTGTCTGAATCCATTCTTTGAGCCGCCAATTTTACAGCCAGCACCTCAAGAGAAGAAAGGATGGTAAAGACCTCCAGTACTTCATCCTCTGAAATATTGGAGATAACCACACCTTTTCTGGGAACTGTTTTCACGAAGCCCTGGGATTCCAGCCTGAACAACGCCTCACGGATCGGCGTGCGGCTGATGTTTAGTTTGGCTGCAAGTTCTCTTTCTACCAGTCTGTCCCCAGCCTGATATTCTCCTTCTAAAATAAGTTTTTTCAGATACAAATACGCATGTTCGCGTATAGATATTAAGTTATTTTCCTCCCATGTTTTTTCCATTGTTTCACCGCCTGTTTAAGATAAAAAGATCCCTCCATAAAATAAAGCTCCGAATATAACAAGAGAAGGATGAACCTTGAATTTGATTAATGTTAAATAGCTGACGGCTGCAAGAAGCAAAAGGTGCAGCATTCCGCTTTTTTCGAAGGCTGACATAAAGAACTGATAGGCCATGACCGCCAGAAGGACAGCAATGATCGGCTGTACTGATTTAGTCATTAATTTTACTTTAGGGGAATCTTTGAATAAATTCACAAACTTAAACAGCACAATCACTGCCAAAGCAGATGGCAGAATGGTTGCGGCTAAAGCAACCGCCGCACCCAATACTCCGCCAAGTTCATAACCGATAAATCCGGCCATTTTCGTTGCTATAGGACCCGGCAGCGCATTGGCTATGGCTAGAACATCCCCAAATTCAGAGAGTGACATCCAGCCATTGTTATTGACTACTTCAATTTGTATGAGGGGAATTGTTGCCGGTCCCCCTCCATAACCCAATAAATTCGCTATAAAAAATGCCCAAAAGATATCCCAATAGATCATGAACTTTTCTCCCTTACTGGCATGTACTCTTCAGCTGCCTTTTTATTCGCCTGTTCTTTCCGGTGGGCAATATAAAATGCAGTACTTAAGACGATTGCAATTAAAATACCGGGATGCCATTCCAAAAATTGCACAAAAATTAATGACACTGCGGCCAATATGAGGTTTTTAGGCAATCCTAACCCCTGGCTGCCTTTCTGATAAAAACGATAGGCCATCTCTGCCAGCATAAAACCAATTACAGGTGTCACTCCCTGCACCATTCCACTGACAATCGGGGACTGGCGGAAGGAGTATAAAACGCCAAGCAAAGTAAGCATTGCGATAATAGAAGGAAGGATATGCGTTAGGATGGCTACAGTGGCACCTATGCTGCCTTTGACTTTATAGCCGATGTAGGCAGCCATCTTCGTTGCAATCGGTCCGGGCAATGTATTGGCTAACGCCAGAGTCTCTCCGAATTCCTCCTCTGTCATCCACTTATATTTCTTGACTGCTTCAAATTCGATCAGTGGAATCGTCGAAGGACCTCCTCCATACCCTGTCACACCGGTACGTGCAAATCCAACCGCCAATTCAAGATAAGGCTTCATGCGATCCTCCCCTTTTTTAGGTGCTTTTGACTGAAGAAGGACCTCATTTCGCTATCTATTTATAACGAATGAGGTCCCTTTCTATTATTTTTTAATATCTGCTTCGGTTACGACTTCATAGCCGCCTTTTTCCAGGTAAGCTTGAAGGGCTTTTAGTGCAGCAGTTCCTACAGCGGTATCCTGCTCGCCGTTTCCTCCGCTGATGCCGATTCCGCCAACAACTTCACCATTTACCACAATTGGGAACCCTCCGACAAACACAGCAAATTTGCCATCAAGCATATGCTGAATGCCAAATGCCTCATTGCCTGGGAGGGCAGGCCCGTTCGGTTCTTTATTGAATAGGTGGGTGGAGCGTTTGTGGCCGGCGGCAGTGTAAGCCTTAGCAATCGCAATTTCAGGGCCGGTGATTCTTGCTCCATTCATGCGCTCCAGGGCAATTACACTTCCGCCGTCATCGACAATCGCAATTGTCTCAAACACATTGATTTCAGCAGACTTTTCCTTTGCTGCTTCAATCATTAATTTGGCTTCTTCTAGTTCAAGCTTTAAAGCTGTTTTCATTTTTCATTCTCCTTTAGTTTTAATAGCCGATATAAACGGTTTTTACTTGAGTGAAAAATTCCAGGCCAACCCTTCCCGACTCCCGGAACGTTGCCGTGCTTGATTGCTTTAATCCGCCAAAGGGCGCATTGATTAAGTTGCCTGTTGTAGTCCGGTTCACTTTTACCGTGCCTGCCTGAATGTCTTTAGTAAACTGGCTGGCTATTTTTAAGTTATTTGTCACGATAGAAGCAGATAATCCGTAGTCAACGTCATTCGCAGCCGCAATGGCTTCTTCATATGTATCTGCCTCGATCACGGCAATAACCGGTCCGAAAATCTCTTCCTTGGCAATACGGTGATTCGGTTTAACATTCGTAAAAATGGCCGGCTGAACAAAATATCCTTTTTCATATTGGCCCTCAGTCAGCTGTTCACCG
This region includes:
- a CDS encoding chromate transporter, encoding MIYWDIFWAFFIANLLGYGGGPATIPLIQIEVVNNNGWMSLSEFGDVLAIANALPGPIATKMAGFIGYELGGVLGAAVALAATILPSALAVIVLFKFVNLFKDSPKVKLMTKSVQPIIAVLLAVMAYQFFMSAFEKSGMLHLLLLAAVSYLTLIKFKVHPSLVIFGALFYGGIFLS
- a CDS encoding GlcG/HbpS family heme-binding protein; translation: MKTALKLELEEAKLMIEAAKEKSAEINVFETIAIVDDGGSVIALERMNGARITGPEIAIAKAYTAAGHKRSTHLFNKEPNGPALPGNEAFGIQHMLDGKFAVFVGGFPIVVNGEVVGGIGISGGNGEQDTAVGTAALKALQAYLEKGGYEVVTEADIKK
- a CDS encoding chromate transporter, translating into MKPYLELAVGFARTGVTGYGGGPSTIPLIEFEAVKKYKWMTEEEFGETLALANTLPGPIATKMAAYIGYKVKGSIGATVAILTHILPSIIAMLTLLGVLYSFRQSPIVSGMVQGVTPVIGFMLAEMAYRFYQKGSQGLGLPKNLILAAVSLIFVQFLEWHPGILIAIVLSTAFYIAHRKEQANKKAAEEYMPVREKSS
- a CDS encoding GntR family transcriptional regulator, with product MEKTWEENNLISIREHAYLYLKKLILEGEYQAGDRLVERELAAKLNISRTPIREALFRLESQGFVKTVPRKGVVISNISEDEVLEVFTILSSLEVLAVKLAAQRMDSDTQKELDFKIRELVILNERDEEHFNSEHIQMNRLINKASKSPKLYEILSGLIDFIHMAANMGYETPGRRKDSLKEHIDIMKALRDKDAEIAEYLMRIHIENSKKAYMAYVNRIKKRGSSKN